Genomic window (Megamonas funiformis):
CGATAAATTATTGCGTAAAGATAATGCTACTGAACCTACAAAATTAGTCTGTGGCTTTATTTTGGTGGCTATATTATTGTGCTTCAGCTATGGCATAACTTATGGCATAATCACACTTCTTGATATATTTAATTGTCCTAGTTGGCTCAATATCTTTATCCAGGCTGTAATCTTAAGCTTTATGATTTCACCAAAATCTCTAGCTAAAGCAGGCAAAGATATTTATGATGAATTAATCAATCACAATCTTGATGAAGCTCGCAAAAAAGTAAATTATATCGTAAGTCGCGATGCCAATCGCATGAATGAACAAGATATCACTCGTGCCACTGTAGAAACGGTAGCGGAAAATATTGTAGATGGTATTATCTCACCTTTATTTTATTTCTTTATCGGTGGACTACCACTCGCTGTACTTTACCGCATGAGCAATACCATGGACGCTATGATTGGCTATAAAAATGATAAATATCTTTATTTTGGCAGAACAGCTGCCCGCATTGATGATGTTTTGAATTTCATTCCTGCGCGCATAACAGGACTTTTATTAATCATTGTAGCTTTTTATTCAAAATTAAATGCCAAAGGCGCTTTAAAAATGATGATGCGTGATGCTAAAAAACATCCTAGCCCTAATGGTGGTTATACAGAAGCTACAGTAGCTGGCGCACTAGATATTCGCCTAGGCGGTATAAACTATTATTTTGGTCGTCAATCTTTCCGAGCTTATATGGGCGAAGCTATCAATGAGTTAAATGCTCAACATATTCAACAAACCATAAAATTAATGTACAATGTTTCTACTTTATTTTTAATCATTATGTGCATTGGTTATATCATAATCACAAAATATCAAGAACTTAGTCTCTAAATCATAAGTAGGTGAATAATAGATAATGCAAGATACTCAATATAAAAAAGGATTAGTAATCGTTCACACTGGAAACGGAAAAGGAAAAACTACAGCAGCTTTAGGGCTTGCAATCCGTGCATGGGGCGAAGGCTTAAAAGTTTTAATTCTCCAATTCATCAAAGGCAGTTGGAAATATGGCGAATTAAAAGCCTTAGCCAAATTTGCTCCAGATATCACAGTGAAACAATGCGGTGAAGGTTTTACTCGCCGAGGCAATACAGATATAAAAATCCATCAAGAAGCTGCTAAAAAAGCACTTCAAGAAGCCAAAATGGAAATGATAAGTAATAAATGGGATATGATTATCTTAGATGAAATAAATTATGCTATTGATTTTAATTTAGTCGATTTAAAAGATGTCTTAGATTTAATCGCCGAAAAACCTGCTGATTTACATCTCGTTATGACTGGACGAAACGCTAAAGAAGAAATCATTCAAAAGGCTAATTTAGTAACGGAAATGAAAGAAATCAAACACCCTTATAAAGAAGGCATCAAAGCCCAAAAAGGTATTGAATTTTAAATTTAAATAAAAATGCACTCCAAGGAAAAATTTTCCCATTGGAGTGCATTTTTTAATTTTTTATCTTACCTAAAATGCGATTGCAAATAATAAATAATACAATCATATATAAGCATAAAATACCAATAGATAATATGGAAATCTCTTGATTATGTGTGATAGCACGCAACAAAGTCGATGTATGCGTCAATGGCAAAGCTTCAATAAAATAATGCAGTAATAATGGCAATTTATCCGTAGAGAAAAATGTGCCACATAAAAATGACATCGGCAATAAAATATACGTATTAAATCTTGCCATATCTTCAAAAGTCTGTACTGTCATTGCTGCTGAAAAACCAATTTCAGCAAAGATGATACAATTTATAATCAATATGATTATAAATAATGGCGTAATCGCAAATTTTGCACCAAATAAATAAGCTAAAACAACGATAATAGCCGAAGAAATCATGCCACGAAGCACAGCAGCCAAAATCTTTCCTGCTACAAAAGCTATTGGTCGAATAGGTGATACTAAATATTCCTCTAAAGATTTATGATATATGCGCTCTGCATGTACAGGAGTTAAACTATTAAAAGCTATATTCATGGAATTCAAAGCCAAAATCCCTGGAACTAAAAAATCTAAATACGAACCAGTCCCTGTATTAATACTTCTACCTAAGCCCCAGCCAAAAGCCACCATATATAAAATAGGTGCTACCATACGGCTTAAGATGAATTTTATCATACGATGTTTCAAGACTACCCAGTCTCGCCAAAAAACAGTCCAAATATCATATAGCATAATCAGCTCACCGTCCTTCCTGTCAATTCTACGAAGACATCTTCTAAATTAGAATGACGTATAGTTGTCGCTACATCTAAAGTTCCAGCAAAATCTGCGCATTCTTTACGAGAATTAAAGAATTTATACTCTCTAGACTCTTCGCTATCCCATTCTACAACATATTTGCCAATTTGCTCACAAAGAGCCTTTGGCGTATCCAATTTTATTAAACTACCTTTATTTAAAATAGCCACTCTATTACATAGATTTTCTGCTTCTTCAATGTAATGTGTAGTCAAAACTACAGTAACACCATCTTTTGGCAATCGACGTATTAAATCCCAAATACGTCGGCGCACCTGTGGGTCTAAAGCCACCGTTGGCTCATCTAAAAATAAGATTTTAGGATTATGCATCAAAGCTCGCACAATCAATAAACGTCTTTTCATACCACCAGATAAACTTTTTACTTTATCATTAACTCTATCTTGAAGCTCTACATAATTTAATAATTCTTCAATGCGAGCATGGCGCTCACTTTTGGGAATGTGATGCAATCTTCCATGCAATTCCATATTTTCCCAAACAGTCAAATCCTGATCGAAATTTATATGTTGCGGTACTACTCCTATATATTTTTTTACATTTAATTCATCGCTGAATATATCTTTTCCCTTATATAAAATTTCTCCAGCTGTAGGCTTTGTAAGCATGGTAAGCATGCGAATAGTTGTCGTCTTACCTGCTCCATTTGGCCCTAAAAGCCCAAAGATTTCACCTTCATCAATCGTCAAATTTAAATCTCTTACAGCCGTTTTTTCTATATTTTTACCTTGTTTATTTTTAGAAACAAAATTTTTCTTTAGGGATTTTATTTCAAGCATATTTATTCCCCTTATTATATTAATTTTTAACTAAAGATACTGGAAAAATTATTTTATCTTCTGGATTTTGACAGTTTTGATACATCTTAGCATTCACACCAAATACTTTAGCTAAATTTTCTACATCAAGTACAGTATTTGGCTCACCTTGCTCAAATACATGTTTATCTTTCAAGATAACTATATCATCAGCATACATACGAGCATGATTTATATCGTGTAAGACCATAATCACTGTCATTTTTTCGCGTTTATTCAATTCATCTACTATCTGCATGACTTCTATTTGATGAGCAATATCTAAATAAGTAGTTGGCTCATCTAATAATAAAATCTTTGGCTGTTGAGCAAGTGCCATTGCAATCCATGTACGCTGTCTTTCACCGCCAGATAAAGTGCTGACTAAGCGATGAGAAAAAGATGTAATATGCGTTTTTTCCATTGCTTCTTCAATAACCGCTTGCTCTTTTCTACTATTCAATGATTTAAACATGGAGCGATAAGGAAATCTGCCATAACTCACAAGCTCTTTTACCGTCAAATCTGTTGGTGTTGTCGCTCCCTGTGGTAATATTGCCATTTTCTTCGCTAGATTTTTTCTGGATAAATGCAAAATATTTTCTCCATCAATCAAGATTTCGCCTTTATATTGACGATTTAATCCTGAGATAGCTTTTAATAAAGTCGATTTACCACAACCGTTTGGCCCTATGATAGCTGTCTTTTTTTCAGCTTTAAAATCAATATTAATTCCATCTAAAATCAATTTATCATATATTTTTATCATTAAATCAGATACTTTTAAATTAACCATATCAAAGCTCCTTTCTAAGTAAAAATAAAAAGAATGGAGCTCCTAATATCGCCATGAAAATTCCCACAGGCAATTCCAGTGGAGCAAATGCTACACGGGCGAAAGTATCACTATAAGTAACTACAGCTATTCCCAAAAGTGCCGACGAAGGTATCAAATAGCGATAATCTGAACCTACAAGCAAACGAGCTGTATGTGGCACTATAAGTCCTACAAAACCTAATAAACCTGCTACAGATACAGCACTTGCTGCCAATAATGCTCCTATAGCAGTCAAATAAATGCGTGTTAATTCTACATTAACCCCTAGAGCCTTTGCTATATCATCACCCAATTGCAAAATATTTAAATGGCGTGAACCCAACATTGCTAAAATAAATCCAATTAAAGCATAAGGCCAAATAATATCTACATGTGGCCATGAACGAGCCGATAAGCCCCCTACCATCCACATCAAAGCACCATGTATTCTATCACTATATAAAACTAAAATAGCGGAAATACCTGCACCTAAAAATGCTGATACTGCCACCCCTGCTAAAATAATACGCAACGGTCTTATACCATTTTTCCATGCCAATAAATAAATGCAAATAGCTGCAATCATAGCACCAACAAAAGCTATAGGCGTTATTAGATATTCCATAGCAGGAAATAATACAATCACTAAAATACCTGTAAGCCCTGCCCCAGAAGAAATCCCTATGATATGTGGATCAGCTAAAGGATTTTTCATCACAGCTTGTAAAATAGCTCCTGCCATAGCCAAATTCATGCCTACTAATCCTGCTACTATCGTTCTTGGCAATCTAATATTATATAAAATCTGCTGATGAGGACTATTTACACCATCGATAAAAATATTTTTCAATTCACTTATTGGAATAGCTACTGCTCCACTTATTATACTGCATATAATGCCCGAGCAAGCTAAAATGGCGAATACTATCATCATTAGTATTCGCCATTTATTAATCGCTATGCCAAATTTTGTGGTTTGTAAAACTTCTTGTTTTTGCATAGTCATATCAATTCACCATCAATTAAATTTATCTGGATAAACAAGCTTAGCCATAGCTTCAACCGCTTCTGGATAATGAATGCCTGGACTTAGTAAAAATAATTCCTGTGGCAAGAAATATACTTTCTTTTCTTTTACTGCTGGAAGAGTCTGCCATGCTGGATTATTTTCTACATTCTCCATCATAGATTTCTTTATAGTTTCTAGTTTTCCCATACTTGTAACAAAGATAACATCTGGATTTGCTGATACTAATGTTTCCAAACTATATGGCGCAGAAGTTGGATTGCTTTCCAGTGGAGTCAATCCCTTAGCAATATTTT
Coding sequences:
- a CDS encoding ABC transporter ATP-binding protein → MLEIKSLKKNFVSKNKQGKNIEKTAVRDLNLTIDEGEIFGLLGPNGAGKTTTIRMLTMLTKPTAGEILYKGKDIFSDELNVKKYIGVVPQHINFDQDLTVWENMELHGRLHHIPKSERHARIEELLNYVELQDRVNDKVKSLSGGMKRRLLIVRALMHNPKILFLDEPTVALDPQVRRRIWDLIRRLPKDGVTVVLTTHYIEEAENLCNRVAILNKGSLIKLDTPKALCEQIGKYVVEWDSEESREYKFFNSRKECADFAGTLDVATTIRHSNLEDVFVELTGRTVS
- a CDS encoding cobalamin biosynthesis protein — translated: MEIALIAFLAFVIDCIIGDPNSKYHPVALMGKLIDILDKLLRKDNATEPTKLVCGFILVAILLCFSYGITYGIITLLDIFNCPSWLNIFIQAVILSFMISPKSLAKAGKDIYDELINHNLDEARKKVNYIVSRDANRMNEQDITRATVETVAENIVDGIISPLFYFFIGGLPLAVLYRMSNTMDAMIGYKNDKYLYFGRTAARIDDVLNFIPARITGLLLIIVAFYSKLNAKGALKMMMRDAKKHPSPNGGYTEATVAGALDIRLGGINYYFGRQSFRAYMGEAINELNAQHIQQTIKLMYNVSTLFLIIMCIGYIIITKYQELSL
- a CDS encoding ABC transporter permease, whose amino-acid sequence is MLYDIWTVFWRDWVVLKHRMIKFILSRMVAPILYMVAFGWGLGRSINTGTGSYLDFLVPGILALNSMNIAFNSLTPVHAERIYHKSLEEYLVSPIRPIAFVAGKILAAVLRGMISSAIIVVLAYLFGAKFAITPLFIIILIINCIIFAEIGFSAAMTVQTFEDMARFNTYILLPMSFLCGTFFSTDKLPLLLHYFIEALPLTHTSTLLRAITHNQEISILSIGILCLYMIVLFIICNRILGKIKN
- the cobO gene encoding cob(I)yrinic acid a,c-diamide adenosyltransferase, giving the protein MQDTQYKKGLVIVHTGNGKGKTTAALGLAIRAWGEGLKVLILQFIKGSWKYGELKALAKFAPDITVKQCGEGFTRRGNTDIKIHQEAAKKALQEAKMEMISNKWDMIILDEINYAIDFNLVDLKDVLDLIAEKPADLHLVMTGRNAKEEIIQKANLVTEMKEIKHPYKEGIKAQKGIEF
- a CDS encoding ABC transporter ATP-binding protein codes for the protein MVNLKVSDLMIKIYDKLILDGINIDFKAEKKTAIIGPNGCGKSTLLKAISGLNRQYKGEILIDGENILHLSRKNLAKKMAILPQGATTPTDLTVKELVSYGRFPYRSMFKSLNSRKEQAVIEEAMEKTHITSFSHRLVSTLSGGERQRTWIAMALAQQPKILLLDEPTTYLDIAHQIEVMQIVDELNKREKMTVIMVLHDINHARMYADDIVILKDKHVFEQGEPNTVLDVENLAKVFGVNAKMYQNCQNPEDKIIFPVSLVKN
- a CDS encoding FecCD family ABC transporter permease; the protein is MTMQKQEVLQTTKFGIAINKWRILMMIVFAILACSGIICSIISGAVAIPISELKNIFIDGVNSPHQQILYNIRLPRTIVAGLVGMNLAMAGAILQAVMKNPLADPHIIGISSGAGLTGILVIVLFPAMEYLITPIAFVGAMIAAICIYLLAWKNGIRPLRIILAGVAVSAFLGAGISAILVLYSDRIHGALMWMVGGLSARSWPHVDIIWPYALIGFILAMLGSRHLNILQLGDDIAKALGVNVELTRIYLTAIGALLAASAVSVAGLLGFVGLIVPHTARLLVGSDYRYLIPSSALLGIAVVTYSDTFARVAFAPLELPVGIFMAILGAPFFLFLLRKEL